The following are from one region of the Streptomyces sp. L2 genome:
- a CDS encoding 3-oxoacyl-ACP synthase, with product MSERNAGLLGCGYQLPRRVRRNNDPVFQCLDTSRNAQGIYQSVLFRDLDRRHCLGPDESITDLVTGSCRRTLDSAGVAAEDVDRLYGYVSVPEYHAPNALYQVHHDLGLGPEAMVVPINTEQANFLSGMVHAAEAVRSGSATYCLVACGSNWSQHIDYSQGHSTCIGDGAGATLIGPSDRFVVIDHGTRANTSYYRAATMATRPLTVHSRRQLPVDGTGMPVPTLELNQSGVEVVSSWIKDGIPELVNRILARHDIRGDQITLITYQSVRILLDHWAERIGPKTYVDTLAEFGHMISATYPVNLAHVFDCVATEYLVIAGVSLGMQLEAVLLQV from the coding sequence GTGAGCGAGCGTAACGCAGGCCTGCTCGGCTGTGGCTATCAGCTACCCCGACGGGTACGACGCAACAACGACCCTGTCTTCCAGTGCCTGGACACATCGCGTAACGCACAGGGGATCTATCAGTCCGTCCTCTTCCGCGACCTGGACCGTCGCCACTGCCTCGGGCCGGACGAATCCATCACGGACCTTGTGACCGGCTCCTGCCGGCGCACGCTCGACTCGGCTGGTGTGGCGGCGGAAGACGTTGACCGGCTCTACGGCTACGTGAGCGTTCCCGAATACCACGCACCGAATGCGCTGTACCAGGTCCACCACGACCTCGGTCTCGGCCCGGAGGCCATGGTTGTTCCGATCAACACCGAACAGGCCAATTTCCTTTCAGGGATGGTCCATGCAGCTGAGGCCGTACGCTCAGGAAGCGCTACGTACTGCCTTGTGGCTTGTGGGAGCAACTGGAGCCAGCACATCGACTACAGCCAGGGGCACTCCACCTGCATCGGCGATGGAGCCGGCGCCACACTCATCGGCCCCTCCGATCGCTTCGTGGTGATCGACCATGGCACGAGGGCTAACACGTCCTACTACAGGGCCGCCACCATGGCCACACGACCGCTGACTGTCCACTCCCGTCGACAACTGCCTGTTGATGGAACAGGGATGCCTGTCCCGACCCTCGAGCTCAACCAGTCCGGTGTTGAAGTGGTGTCCTCGTGGATCAAGGACGGAATCCCCGAACTCGTCAATAGAATTCTCGCCAGGCATGACATCAGGGGAGATCAGATCACCCTGATCACATACCAGAGCGTGCGGATCCTCCTCGACCATTGGGCCGAGCGCATTGGTCCGAAGACATACGTTGACACGCTCGCAGAGTTCGGGCACATGATTTCTGCGACCTACCCTGTCAACCTAGCCCACGTCTTCGACTGCGTCGCTACCGAGTACCTGGTAATCGCGGGAGTAAGCCTGGGTATGCAGTTGGAGGCAGTGCTCCTGCAAGTGTGA
- a CDS encoding right-handed parallel beta-helix repeat-containing protein: MAAALVGVLPSAGTAFASAPSAAPKKVADVRDCGAVGDGTTDDTGAFKCAIAQATAWKVPVYVPWGRYRITDTLTLTQQLMVGHLGGTYTSDYATLPTIVATDPSHSAIRLKDGGAVAGLNFDYPQDESSATPTQYATTILLDGVGTRVSNVRIAHAWKGIESVGQNTGRAVIQDVFISSVAKLGMRLDTGYDTTTISNVEVWTPPGVYKGAFLNSGVGIELDHLDAYHMSGGLVFGAQTGVLLQGSAGGLAWGTIDGLTTDYCVTGVKVADNAHLTLTNTTHRSHVHALEIDGTTSTVNVSGGQFRSNAAAAVYVHGGYIVTVSSSEINAPNPALEIDGGAKVNISGNDISGVTAAAKIDPYNGVILFSNNVVVANTHEGALINHASNPFTRVEGNIIYP, encoded by the coding sequence GTGGCCGCCGCACTGGTGGGAGTCCTGCCCTCTGCGGGCACCGCGTTCGCGTCCGCACCATCTGCCGCTCCCAAGAAGGTCGCCGATGTCCGGGACTGTGGTGCCGTAGGCGATGGCACGACAGACGACACCGGCGCCTTCAAGTGCGCCATCGCACAGGCCACTGCCTGGAAGGTCCCGGTCTACGTCCCCTGGGGAAGGTACAGGATCACCGATACCCTCACGCTGACTCAGCAGCTGATGGTCGGTCACCTGGGCGGCACCTACACGTCCGACTATGCGACGCTCCCCACCATTGTGGCGACGGACCCCTCTCACAGCGCGATCCGTCTCAAGGACGGCGGTGCGGTGGCCGGCCTGAACTTCGACTACCCGCAGGACGAGTCTTCCGCCACTCCCACGCAGTACGCCACGACCATCCTCCTGGACGGAGTCGGGACCCGCGTGAGCAACGTGAGAATCGCACACGCCTGGAAGGGGATCGAATCGGTCGGGCAGAACACGGGCCGCGCAGTGATCCAGGACGTGTTCATCTCGTCCGTCGCCAAACTCGGCATGCGTCTCGATACCGGGTACGACACTACGACGATCTCCAATGTGGAAGTGTGGACCCCTCCCGGTGTTTACAAAGGTGCCTTCCTCAACAGCGGCGTCGGTATCGAACTCGACCATCTCGATGCCTACCACATGAGCGGTGGCCTGGTCTTCGGCGCGCAGACCGGCGTTCTCCTGCAAGGGAGCGCCGGTGGCTTGGCCTGGGGGACGATCGACGGTCTCACCACCGATTACTGTGTGACAGGCGTGAAGGTCGCAGACAACGCCCACCTCACCCTCACGAACACGACGCACCGAAGCCATGTCCACGCGCTCGAGATCGACGGAACAACGAGCACGGTAAATGTGTCGGGCGGCCAATTCCGCTCCAACGCCGCAGCGGCGGTCTACGTGCACGGCGGCTACATCGTGACGGTCTCCAGCTCCGAAATCAACGCGCCCAACCCCGCGCTCGAGATCGACGGCGGCGCCAAGGTGAACATCTCGGGGAACGACATCTCGGGGGTCACAGCCGCTGCGAAAATCGATCCGTACAACGGCGTAATCCTCTTCTCGAACAATGTGGTCGTGGCCAACACCCACGAAGGTGCCCTCATCAACCACGCGAGCAACCCGTTCACCCGCGTCGAGGGCAACATCATCTACCCCTGA
- a CDS encoding LuxR C-terminal-related transcriptional regulator, translating to MLTLMGPGGIGKTRLALEYAREQRSSGGTPLLVELAGLAEGSDPVQAVAAVLGVGEHGGRSGVEALAHAVGGRELLLLLDNCEHVVRGVARLVADLLGRCSGLRVLATSREALRVPGEVVLRIGELDMGTREGGVVAPGPLPTGRPKPDAVQLFAERATASAPGFRPSGDDIATIVKICRRLEGMPLAIELAARRTASLPLGAILAGLDDQLALLADGSRTGPARHLDLTAAIDWSHRLLTGPEQVLFRRLSVLRGGFTAESAAAVAADGSHGPLQNRRILPLLLALEAKSLIVRTPDPGRREGFFPGPGRAGKQGHNAGQQARPVRFRQLETIRAYALERLEESGELEETRERAAQWLAGLVAPSLDAVYTEDTAARALAERENLAALVTSPEMPSEPPPVLVLALARVRFREGQLTAARALLEAGPEWSDTCLQVVRLASASRVTCHQGDGETALSFGEKAVALARCLDHRGLLANALDARACARLVTREFPLAAEDFRTCANVLDTLDRQVDVAAAHDNLAWALLLARRPAEANTLVTGCLPVLREHAPSYVLAVALHTAGAIRLALEDWPGAEGLFAESLGALSIEGYQGPTVVEGLAAVATARGQYRRAVRLFTAAARSRLESEIAPGWRDQIAPFKARATAALPPAARRAAETAGQGMDWPDLAAYALGETEEASAPASRPGTAGLAGLAGPLTARETAVAELVARGLTNREIGTRLNVSPRTVDARLNRVRDKLGVRSRTEIAHWLARHHTTASNS from the coding sequence TTGCTGACGCTGATGGGTCCTGGCGGTATCGGTAAGACCCGGCTGGCGCTGGAGTACGCCCGTGAGCAGCGCTCGTCGGGCGGCACGCCGTTGCTGGTGGAGCTGGCAGGGCTTGCGGAGGGCTCCGATCCCGTGCAGGCGGTGGCCGCCGTCTTGGGTGTGGGCGAGCACGGTGGCCGTTCGGGGGTTGAGGCCCTCGCGCACGCGGTGGGTGGGCGTGAGCTGCTGTTGTTGCTGGACAACTGTGAGCATGTGGTGCGCGGGGTGGCCCGTCTGGTCGCGGATCTGCTGGGGCGCTGTTCTGGGCTGCGGGTGCTGGCCACGTCCCGGGAGGCGTTGCGGGTGCCGGGCGAGGTGGTGTTGCGGATCGGCGAGCTCGATATGGGTACGAGAGAGGGCGGGGTGGTGGCCCCTGGGCCATTGCCGACCGGGCGACCCAAGCCGGATGCGGTTCAGCTGTTCGCTGAGCGGGCCACGGCGAGCGCGCCGGGTTTCCGGCCGAGTGGGGACGACATCGCCACGATCGTTAAGATCTGCCGGCGTCTGGAGGGAATGCCGCTGGCCATCGAGCTGGCAGCCCGCCGCACGGCGAGCCTGCCGCTGGGCGCGATCCTGGCCGGGCTGGACGACCAGCTCGCCCTGCTCGCCGACGGCAGCCGCACCGGCCCAGCCCGCCATCTTGATCTCACCGCCGCGATCGACTGGAGCCACCGCCTGCTCACCGGGCCCGAGCAGGTCCTCTTTCGCCGCCTGTCCGTTCTGCGGGGCGGCTTCACCGCGGAATCGGCTGCCGCGGTTGCCGCCGACGGTTCCCACGGCCCCCTCCAAAACCGCCGCATCCTGCCCTTGCTCCTGGCGCTGGAGGCCAAATCCCTCATCGTCCGCACCCCGGACCCGGGCCGGCGCGAGGGTTTCTTCCCTGGCCCGGGCCGGGCTGGGAAGCAGGGGCACAACGCGGGCCAGCAGGCCCGCCCGGTACGTTTCCGCCAGCTAGAAACCATCCGGGCCTACGCTCTGGAGCGGCTGGAGGAATCCGGGGAGCTTGAGGAGACACGGGAGCGAGCTGCTCAGTGGCTGGCAGGGCTCGTCGCTCCGTCCCTGGACGCCGTCTACACCGAAGACACGGCAGCACGAGCTCTGGCCGAGCGGGAGAACCTTGCCGCCCTCGTGACCTCGCCGGAGATGCCCAGCGAGCCACCGCCTGTGCTCGTCCTGGCGCTGGCCCGCGTCCGGTTCCGCGAGGGGCAGCTGACCGCTGCCCGCGCTTTGCTGGAGGCAGGGCCGGAGTGGTCCGACACCTGTCTCCAGGTCGTACGGCTGGCCAGCGCATCCCGTGTCACCTGCCACCAAGGTGACGGGGAGACAGCCCTCTCCTTCGGTGAAAAGGCCGTCGCGCTGGCCCGTTGCCTGGATCACCGGGGGCTGCTCGCCAACGCCCTTGATGCGCGCGCCTGTGCACGGCTGGTGACGCGGGAATTTCCGCTGGCCGCAGAGGACTTTCGTACCTGCGCCAATGTCCTTGACACTCTGGACCGTCAGGTAGATGTGGCCGCGGCCCACGACAACCTGGCATGGGCACTGCTTCTGGCCCGCCGCCCGGCCGAGGCAAACACCCTCGTGACCGGCTGCCTGCCCGTGCTGCGCGAACACGCGCCCTCGTATGTGCTCGCCGTTGCTCTGCACACGGCGGGCGCCATCCGGCTGGCGCTCGAAGACTGGCCGGGGGCCGAGGGACTGTTCGCCGAGTCCCTGGGCGCGCTGTCCATCGAGGGCTACCAAGGGCCCACCGTGGTCGAGGGGCTGGCTGCAGTCGCCACAGCACGGGGTCAGTACCGGCGCGCGGTGCGCCTGTTCACGGCCGCCGCCCGCAGCAGGCTGGAGAGCGAGATCGCACCCGGCTGGCGGGACCAGATCGCTCCGTTCAAGGCCCGCGCCACGGCCGCTCTTCCCCCCGCTGCTCGCAGGGCCGCAGAGACTGCTGGGCAGGGGATGGACTGGCCGGATCTGGCGGCGTACGCGCTCGGCGAAACGGAAGAAGCCTCCGCGCCGGCCAGCCGGCCCGGGACGGCCGGGCTGGCTGGGCTGGCCGGGCCGCTGACGGCGCGGGAAACGGCAGTTGCTGAACTCGTGGCGCGGGGGCTGACCAACCGCGAGATCGGTACGAGGCTGAATGTGTCGCCGCGTACCGTCGACGCCCGCCTGAACCGGGTCCGTGACAAGCTCGGCGTCCGCTCCCGGACCGAGATCGCGCACTGGCTCGCGCGTCACCACACCACCGCCAGCAATTCGTAA
- the ccrA gene encoding crotonyl-CoA carboxylase/reductase has protein sequence MKDILDAIQSQDATSADFAAMPLPESYRAITVHKDETEMFAGLQTRDKDPRKSLHLDEVPLPELGPGEALVAVMASSVNYNSVWTSIFEPLSTFGFLERYGRVSELTKRHDLPYHIIGSDLAGVVLRTGPGVNAWKPGDEVVAHCLSVELESSDGHNDTMLDPEQRIWGFETNFGGLAEVALVKSNQLMPKPDHLSWEEAAAPGLVNSTAYRQLVSRNGAAMKQGDNVLIWGASGGLGSYATQFALAGGANPICVVSSPQKAEICRSMGAESIIDRNAEGYRFWKDEQTQDPKEWKRFGKRIRELTGGEDIDIVFEHPGRETFGASVFVTRKGGTITTCASTSGYMHEYDNRYLWMSLKRIIGSHFANYREAWEANRLIAKGKIHPTLSKVYSLEDTGQAAYDVHRNLHQGKVGVLCMAPEEGLGVRDPEMRAKHIDAINRFRS, from the coding sequence GTGAAGGACATCCTCGACGCGATCCAGTCGCAGGACGCCACGTCCGCCGACTTCGCCGCCATGCCGCTCCCCGAGTCCTACCGCGCGATCACCGTGCACAAGGACGAGACGGAGATGTTCGCGGGCCTGCAGACCCGCGACAAGGACCCGCGCAAGTCCCTCCACCTCGACGAGGTGCCGCTGCCCGAACTGGGTCCGGGCGAGGCGCTGGTGGCCGTGATGGCCTCCTCCGTGAACTACAACTCCGTGTGGACCTCGATCTTCGAGCCGCTCTCGACGTTCGGGTTCCTGGAGCGCTACGGCAGGGTCAGCGAGCTGACCAAGCGGCACGACCTGCCGTACCACATCATCGGTTCCGACCTCGCCGGCGTGGTCCTGCGCACCGGCCCGGGCGTCAACGCCTGGAAGCCCGGTGACGAGGTCGTCGCCCACTGCCTGTCGGTGGAGCTGGAGTCCTCCGACGGCCACAACGACACCATGCTCGACCCCGAGCAGCGCATCTGGGGCTTCGAGACCAACTTCGGCGGCCTGGCCGAGGTCGCGCTGGTGAAGTCCAACCAGCTGATGCCGAAGCCGGACCACCTCAGCTGGGAGGAGGCCGCCGCCCCCGGCCTGGTCAACTCCACCGCCTACCGCCAGCTGGTCTCCCGCAACGGCGCCGCCATGAAGCAGGGCGACAACGTCCTGATCTGGGGCGCGAGCGGCGGCCTCGGCTCCTACGCCACCCAGTTCGCCCTGGCCGGCGGCGCCAACCCGATCTGCGTCGTCTCCTCGCCGCAGAAGGCGGAGATCTGCCGCTCGATGGGCGCCGAGTCGATCATCGACCGCAACGCCGAGGGCTACCGGTTCTGGAAGGACGAGCAGACCCAGGACCCCAAGGAGTGGAAGCGCTTCGGCAAGCGCATCCGCGAGCTGACCGGCGGCGAGGACATCGACATCGTCTTCGAGCACCCCGGCCGCGAGACGTTCGGCGCCTCGGTGTTCGTCACCCGCAAGGGCGGCACCATCACCACCTGCGCCTCCACCTCGGGCTACATGCACGAGTACGACAACCGCTACCTGTGGATGTCGCTGAAGCGGATCATCGGCTCGCACTTCGCCAACTACCGCGAGGCGTGGGAGGCCAACCGCCTCATCGCCAAGGGCAAGATCCACCCCACCCTGTCGAAGGTGTACTCCCTGGAGGACACCGGCCAGGCCGCCTACGACGTCCACCGCAACCTGCACCAGGGCAAGGTCGGCGTGCTGTGCATGGCCCCCGAGGAAGGCCTCGGCGTGCGCGACCCCGAGATGCGGGCCAAGCACATCGACGCCATCAACCGCTTCCGGAGCTGA
- a CDS encoding glycosyl hydrolase family 28-related protein, producing MTEVDKNENALPGRGAHGSGQNPLSAATPRRSALRMLGAAGAGAGVFTAAATGGTAHAASGPLPGMSSVFDVTAYGAVGDGAADDSTPIQKAINVASAKGGVVWIPPGAYRLGTGLTVNAPIVIAGAGWGPAQNTHGSWLYVDSTNVSAITITWNGAGTTVADLAIGHKQPSPGPGWAPLDYPPAIQVSSTDVHIHDVMLNNPTRGISITYPDGVVGRVCLERIWGQPLRQGIEIDNALDVIKIDNIHFWPFWSVDPNVGAYVAGNATAIRSARNDNPHFTRIFALGYAVGMHFDASSGITSKFRLSDADFDICGYGVRITGNGTTGQITNLTSQGAQDAKGNITGVACLDIEADGVTVQATNVRASYFTTNGVRVHGAGTNLFLENCWVENWNISGRGFPGIEAVAPASVYVGRGRFFKNGNSAPEVGGTGGMILDA from the coding sequence ATGACCGAAGTGGACAAGAACGAGAACGCGTTGCCGGGGCGTGGTGCGCACGGCTCCGGACAGAACCCCTTATCAGCGGCGACTCCTCGGCGATCTGCGTTACGCATGCTGGGAGCCGCCGGTGCGGGCGCAGGCGTATTCACTGCCGCGGCCACCGGTGGGACGGCGCACGCCGCGAGCGGCCCTCTCCCAGGAATGAGCTCGGTGTTCGACGTGACAGCCTACGGTGCGGTGGGGGACGGCGCGGCTGACGACAGCACACCCATCCAAAAGGCCATCAACGTGGCCAGTGCCAAGGGCGGTGTCGTCTGGATCCCGCCCGGCGCCTACCGGCTGGGCACAGGACTCACCGTCAACGCGCCGATCGTCATCGCCGGCGCCGGCTGGGGACCGGCCCAGAACACCCATGGTTCGTGGCTGTATGTCGACTCGACGAACGTCAGCGCGATCACCATCACATGGAACGGAGCTGGAACCACAGTGGCTGATCTGGCAATCGGCCACAAACAGCCCTCCCCCGGCCCCGGCTGGGCTCCCCTTGACTATCCGCCGGCCATCCAGGTCAGCAGCACCGACGTCCACATTCACGACGTCATGCTGAACAACCCGACACGAGGCATCAGCATCACCTACCCAGACGGAGTTGTCGGCCGTGTCTGCCTGGAGCGGATCTGGGGCCAACCACTGCGGCAGGGCATTGAAATCGACAACGCACTTGACGTCATCAAGATCGACAATATTCACTTCTGGCCGTTCTGGAGCGTCGACCCGAATGTCGGCGCTTACGTTGCCGGCAACGCGACAGCGATCCGCTCAGCCCGGAACGACAACCCCCACTTCACCAGGATCTTTGCCCTCGGGTACGCCGTCGGAATGCACTTCGACGCAAGCAGCGGAATCACGAGCAAGTTCCGGCTGTCCGATGCGGACTTCGACATCTGCGGCTACGGAGTAAGGATCACCGGTAACGGTACGACAGGTCAGATCACCAATCTCACCTCTCAGGGCGCGCAGGACGCGAAGGGCAACATCACTGGCGTTGCTTGCCTCGATATCGAAGCGGACGGCGTAACGGTGCAAGCGACAAACGTGCGTGCCTCATATTTCACCACCAACGGTGTGCGAGTTCACGGCGCCGGTACCAATCTCTTCCTGGAAAACTGCTGGGTGGAGAACTGGAATATTTCCGGCCGCGGTTTTCCCGGTATCGAGGCGGTCGCTCCGGCATCCGTCTATGTCGGACGCGGACGGTTCTTCAAGAACGGCAACTCGGCACCGGAAGTCGGCGGCACCGGTGGGATGATCCTCGACGCGTGA
- a CDS encoding zinc-binding dehydrogenase encodes MKALAFLDTNQVGLVDKPVPEPGPWDVVVRTTASSICTSDMHTIAGGLAIPLGRTLGHESVGLVHRVGERITGFNEGDRVVVGALTPCGHCDYCQRGHGTQCGGALGGFKWTTQREGNLSEYFVVNDASYNLAHIPDDVTDEQALYATDVLSTGIAAAEVANIPVGGTVAIIAQGPVGLCATIGARLLGAGLVITTATRPERARLSERFGADVVLNPRRCDVVEEIRGLVGAEGVDSAIEALGTHETFEQCVRLIKPGGTVANAGYHGWESQAPLPIPIVSFGMGMNAKTIRGLLAPGGREHLTRMLRLLQTGKVDPTALTTHRFHFREAERAFELMRGKSENIIKPVITYDGGDQ; translated from the coding sequence GTGAAAGCGCTGGCGTTTCTCGACACCAATCAGGTGGGCTTGGTCGACAAACCGGTCCCGGAGCCAGGGCCCTGGGACGTAGTAGTGCGCACCACGGCCTCAAGTATCTGCACCAGCGATATGCACACCATCGCCGGCGGACTTGCCATCCCTCTGGGACGGACTCTGGGGCACGAGAGTGTCGGCCTCGTGCACCGTGTCGGCGAGAGGATTACCGGATTCAACGAAGGCGACCGGGTTGTTGTGGGGGCCCTGACACCATGCGGGCACTGTGACTACTGCCAGCGCGGCCACGGCACCCAATGTGGCGGCGCGCTCGGCGGCTTCAAGTGGACCACGCAGCGGGAAGGCAACTTGTCGGAGTATTTCGTCGTCAACGACGCCTCCTACAACCTTGCGCACATTCCTGACGACGTCACCGACGAACAAGCCCTGTACGCCACAGATGTGTTGAGCACAGGGATAGCCGCTGCGGAGGTCGCCAACATCCCCGTAGGCGGGACGGTAGCGATCATTGCTCAGGGCCCGGTGGGCTTGTGCGCGACGATCGGCGCGCGCCTGCTGGGAGCAGGCTTGGTCATCACTACGGCCACGCGACCTGAGAGGGCCAGGCTCTCCGAGCGCTTCGGCGCCGACGTGGTGCTCAACCCCCGCCGGTGTGATGTGGTGGAAGAGATCCGTGGCCTGGTCGGGGCGGAAGGAGTCGACTCCGCGATCGAGGCGTTGGGCACTCATGAGACGTTCGAGCAATGCGTGCGACTCATCAAACCAGGCGGAACCGTAGCCAATGCCGGCTACCACGGATGGGAGTCGCAGGCTCCGCTGCCGATTCCCATCGTCTCCTTCGGGATGGGCATGAACGCCAAGACCATCCGTGGACTGCTGGCGCCAGGAGGGCGGGAACACCTGACCCGCATGCTGCGACTGTTGCAGACCGGCAAGGTTGACCCCACTGCCTTGACGACCCACCGCTTCCATTTCAGAGAAGCCGAGCGTGCGTTTGAACTGATGCGTGGCAAGAGCGAGAACATCATCAAACCGGTGATCACCTACGACGGAGGGGACCAGTGA
- a CDS encoding acyl carrier protein: protein MLEMSECHVAFTAALTTLFKVPAESIEPAATLDDLGLDSLAVVEIFLALQEQWNVPLDESDARPDLTVHQTVQMLEEQLRAGRAEGRS, encoded by the coding sequence ATGCTTGAGATGTCCGAGTGTCATGTCGCGTTCACCGCGGCGCTCACCACGCTGTTCAAGGTCCCGGCCGAATCGATTGAGCCTGCCGCGACCCTCGACGACCTAGGCCTGGACTCCCTCGCCGTGGTGGAGATCTTCCTGGCTTTACAGGAACAGTGGAACGTACCCCTCGATGAGAGCGATGCCAGGCCGGATCTCACCGTCCACCAGACCGTTCAGATGCTGGAGGAGCAGCTCAGGGCGGGAAGGGCTGAGGGCAGGTCATGA
- a CDS encoding response regulator transcription factor: MNQHSGNEVRVLLVDDDPLVRAALRLMLEATSDIHVVAEAGDGAEVTAMADRHAPDVVLMDIRMPTTDGLTATRELRQRKPAPEVIVLTTFHADEYVLRALRAGAAGFLLKDTEPDDLVSAVRNVMKGRPVLSPEVTQQLIAHVSQGDRDGRQDRARSLLLQLSEREHEIALTLAEGKTNAEIAAALYLSIPAVKTHISRILTKLDLNNRVQIALLVHDAGSPDAT, encoded by the coding sequence ATGAACCAGCACTCCGGCAACGAGGTACGTGTCCTGCTCGTGGACGACGATCCGCTGGTACGTGCCGCGTTACGGCTCATGCTCGAGGCCACATCCGACATCCACGTCGTGGCCGAGGCCGGGGACGGGGCAGAGGTGACCGCGATGGCCGATCGGCATGCGCCGGACGTGGTTCTCATGGACATCCGGATGCCCACGACAGACGGGCTGACCGCGACAAGGGAACTACGCCAGCGCAAGCCGGCACCCGAAGTGATCGTACTGACCACCTTCCACGCGGATGAGTACGTACTGCGCGCTCTGCGGGCCGGAGCCGCGGGGTTCCTCCTCAAGGACACCGAGCCGGACGATCTCGTGTCGGCCGTACGCAACGTGATGAAGGGCCGCCCTGTGCTGTCTCCCGAGGTCACTCAGCAACTCATCGCCCATGTGTCACAGGGTGACAGGGATGGCCGGCAGGATCGGGCCCGCAGTCTGTTGCTCCAGTTGAGCGAGCGTGAGCACGAGATCGCTCTCACCTTGGCCGAGGGCAAGACGAACGCTGAGATCGCGGCCGCGCTGTACTTGAGCATCCCGGCGGTCAAGACGCATATCTCGCGCATCTTGACCAAGCTCGACCTCAACAACCGGGTACAGATCGCACTGCTCGTGCACGATGCCGGATCACCGGACGCGACATGA
- a CDS encoding acyltransferase domain-containing protein, with translation MTGGIGRVFLFPGQGSLVGTPLSRAIARADGLAVAKEIFDEVDHYADEFAMSTAGWWDHGPLVPSSALPEGTPQLVMFATSVALHDVLSSQQVQPDALAGCSFGEIAACVVAGALSLADGVRAVCELVGVLRHYDGTGGMLLLHEGVDATQRILDTLGTTRVVVSCRNGPWQTLVSGPPSELRTVTAAAEALNIRVVRLPMVRCLSHHPEAATTAARYRERLQPLKQSPFRTPVFSPCAGRWYGDEDDLRQHIAGNLCRPVNLTAALHELAQLGASCFVECGPPGGLAQAAAVTVPLACVHSPLRASDRRQAGSGILASAGGRGCGS, from the coding sequence ATGACTGGCGGGATCGGACGGGTGTTTCTCTTCCCCGGCCAAGGCAGCCTGGTGGGGACACCGCTGAGCCGGGCCATCGCACGCGCGGACGGGCTGGCCGTGGCAAAAGAGATCTTCGACGAAGTCGATCACTACGCCGACGAGTTCGCCATGTCCACAGCCGGTTGGTGGGATCACGGCCCTCTGGTACCGAGCAGCGCCCTGCCTGAAGGCACTCCTCAGCTGGTCATGTTCGCGACTTCGGTAGCCCTTCACGACGTGCTCTCATCCCAACAGGTTCAACCTGATGCCCTTGCAGGCTGCAGCTTCGGGGAGATCGCCGCGTGCGTTGTCGCCGGAGCGCTGTCGCTGGCGGACGGAGTGCGGGCGGTCTGTGAGCTGGTGGGGGTCCTTCGGCACTACGACGGAACGGGCGGCATGCTCTTGCTGCACGAGGGAGTCGACGCCACCCAGCGCATACTCGATACGTTGGGGACAACACGAGTGGTGGTGTCCTGCCGCAATGGCCCCTGGCAGACGTTGGTCAGTGGTCCGCCAAGCGAGCTCCGTACTGTGACGGCGGCTGCGGAGGCACTCAACATACGTGTCGTTCGGCTTCCCATGGTGCGATGCCTGTCCCACCATCCCGAAGCCGCCACGACGGCAGCCCGCTACAGAGAACGGCTTCAGCCGCTCAAGCAGTCTCCTTTCCGCACACCGGTCTTCAGCCCCTGCGCGGGTCGCTGGTATGGCGATGAGGACGACCTGCGGCAGCACATCGCCGGCAATCTGTGCCGGCCAGTCAACCTCACCGCCGCACTTCACGAGCTCGCGCAGCTCGGCGCGAGCTGCTTTGTCGAGTGCGGTCCTCCCGGTGGCCTGGCCCAAGCCGCCGCGGTCACTGTGCCATTGGCCTGCGTGCACAGTCCCTTGCGCGCATCTGACCGACGGCAAGCCGGGAGCGGCATCCTGGCCAGCGCCGGCGGAAGGGGGTGCGGCTCGTGA